In Gloeomargarita sp. SKYB120, a genomic segment contains:
- a CDS encoding NAD(P)/FAD-dependent oxidoreductase, with the protein MDGLTGGFNLQAAWTTGWVAGQALGATDHG; encoded by the coding sequence ATGGACGGGCTAACGGGTGGGTTTAACCTGCAAGCCGCCTGGACAACGGGCTGGGTGGCGGGACAAGCGTTGGGAGCAACGGACCATGGCTAA